From Nicotiana tabacum cultivar K326 chromosome 22, ASM71507v2, whole genome shotgun sequence, one genomic window encodes:
- the LOC107769500 gene encoding protein FAR1-RELATED SEQUENCE 9, giving the protein MNSRQRILGGGVQHVLDYLRRMHSENPAFFYAVQDDNGSSNGNIFWADATARMNYHYFGDSIKLDTSYRANCYSVPFATFTGLNHHAQPVLFGCALLFNRSETSLVWLLQTWLQAMSAQKPVSITTDTDHLIQMAIAHVLPETRHRFCKWSILRDTKEKLTHVCQTHPTFEIEFMKCINEAETLEEFESQWKSLLERYYLTDNEYIQSIYIARHHWVPVFMRGAFFGDFLSDEDNDAKNTFFDGFVNASTSIQLLIKHYEKAIAVWHEKEFNADLDSNNTTPILKTPSPMEKQAADLYTRKVFMKFQQELVETLANPATKIDDAGAITTYHVAKFGEEHKAHTVRFNTFELTANCSCLMFEFSGIICRHVLSVFRAKNVLTLPSQYILKRWTRNAKTGGGGTIEENPLELPSNSQESLTMRHNSLRQEAIKFVEEGAKSIHSYNVAMNALKEAAKKVSAAKKKNTDKTQVTNMVNGCNQGVDEGDIDQADSGQSKEEKEQKIRELTAKLDCINQRSEVYRANLLAVLKDMEEQKLKLSVKVQNARLSLKE; this is encoded by the coding sequence ATGAATAGCAGACAAAGAATCCTCGGTGGAGGAGTTCAACATGTGTTGGACTATCTGAGGCGAATGCACTCCGAAAATCCGGCATTTTTCTATGCTGTTCAAGATGATAACGGGTCTTCTAATGGAAACATTTTTTGGGCCGATGCAACTGCCAGGATGAACTATCACTATTTTGGGGACTCTATAAAATTGGACACTTCCTATCGAGCTAATTGCTATAGCGTACCTTTTGCCACTTTCACTGGCTTAAATCATCATGCCCAGCCTGTTCTCTTTGGCTGTGCTTTGCTTTTCAATAGATCTGAGACCTCACTTGTCTGGCTCCTCCAAACTTGGCTTCAAGCAATGTCTGCACAGAAGCCTGTTTCCATCACAACTGACACTGATCATCTCATACAGATGGCTATTGCTCATGTTCTGCCAGAAACGCGTCATCGTTTTTGTAAATGGAGCATACTTCGAGACACCAAGGAGAAGCTGACCCATGTATGTCAAACACATCCAACCTTTGAAATTGAATTTATGAAGTGCATCAATGAAGCAGAGACACTTGAGGAGTTTGAATCTCAGTGGAAGTCACTCCTAGAAAGATATTACCTCACGGATAATGAATACATTCAATCAATTTATATTGCTCGCCATCACTGGGTTCCTGTTTTCATGCGAGGGGCATTTTTTGGGGATTTTTTAAGTGATGAAGACAATGATGCCAAAAACACTTTCTTCGATGGGTTTGTGAATGCTTCTACATCTATCCAGTTATTAATTAAACACTATGAAAAAGCCATTGCAGTCTGGCATGAAAAGGAATTTAATGCAGATCTTGACTCTAATAATACTACACCAATTCTAAAGACACCATCGCCTATGGAAAAACAAGCAGCTGATCTCTATACGAGGAAGGTGTTCATGAAATTTCAACAAGAGCTGGTTGAGACCCTTGCAAATCCTGCAACTAAAATTGATGACGCTGGAGCAATCACAACATATCATGTTGCAAAATTTGGGGAAGAGCACAAGGCGCACACGGTTAGGTTCAACACATTTGAGTTGACAGCTAACTGTAGCTGTCTAATGTTTGAATTTTCAGGTATAATTTGTAGACATGTGTTATCTGTGTTCAGAGCCAAAAATGTTCTTACGCTTCCTTCCCAATACATTTTGAAACGTTGGACAAGAAATGCCAAGACTGGTGGTGGAGGCactatagaggaaaatcctttaGAGTTACCTAGCAATTCACAAGAGTCTTTAACTATGCGTCATAATAGTTTGCGGCAGGAGGCTATTAAATTTGTTGAAGAAGGGGCTAAATCTATTCATAGTTATAATGTCGCAATGAATGCTCTGAAAGAGGCTGCAAAAAAGGTTTCTGCTGCAAAGAAGAAAAACACTGACAAAACTCAGGTGACCAACATGGTAAATGGATGCAATCAAGGAGTAGATGAAGGAGATATTGATCAAGCAGATTCAGGTCAATCCAAG
- the LOC142175936 gene encoding uncharacterized protein LOC142175936, whose translation MIDALKKVNLGAIEDLKPKYVSASLTGDEESKYIELLKEFKDVFAWSYKEMSGLDPKHSQCHFRPEPVPLIETEVNKLIEAGFVREVKYPTWISSIVPERSVRALLAQGSNEGKENALYYLSRMMTPNELKYLPTEKLCLALVFSIMKLKHYFQSHIMRLVSRANPVKFFMSKPIPSDRLARWYLQFQQFEIVHVSQKVVKGKALENFLADHPIPDNWELSDEMLDEDTTVIKI comes from the exons ATGATTGATGCACTAAAAAAAGTCAATCTCGGAGCTATTGAAGATCTGAAGCCCAAGTATGTAAGTGCCTCTCTAACTGGTGATGAAGAGAGCAAATATATTGAGCTACTTAAGGAGTTCAAAGATGtatttgcttggagttacaaagagatgtcGGGTTTAGACCCCAAG CACTCACAATGTCACTTCAGACCTGAAccggttcccttgattgaaaccgAAGTTAACAAGCTTATTGAGGCTGGTTTTGTTCGTGAAGTTAAGTATCCTACATGGATTTCAAGCATCGTCCCT GAAAGGTCAGTACGAGCACTTCTGGCTCAAGGAAGTaatgaaggaaaagaaaatgcactttattacttgagcaggatgatgacgcCAAATGAGCTCAAGTATTTACCTACTGAGAAGTTATGTTTGGCACTTGTCTTCTCTATTATGAAGTTGAAGCATTACTTCCAATCTCACATTATGCGACTCGTCTCAAGAGCGAATCCTGTCAAGTTTTTCATGTCTAAACCTATCCCAAGTGATCGATTAGCAAGgtggtacctccaatttcaacaatttgaaattgtGCATGTTTCTCAGAAGGTGGTAAAAGGAAAAGCATTAGAAAATTTCCTAGCTGACCATCCGATTCCAGATAATTGGGAGTTGTCTGATGAAATGCTTGATGAAGATACAACGGTCATCAAAATTTAA
- the LOC142175935 gene encoding uncharacterized protein LOC142175935 encodes MKEALWAYRTTYRTSTQATLYSLAYGVEAVLPLEHQIPSLRLVIQEELIDEENARLCLEELESLDEKRLESQQSLECDQTRLSRSFNKRVHLRSFQVGDQVFVVKRPTITSRQYGEQFSVKWNGPYVVREVYLSCAYKIVDSKGLRIGPINGKFMKRYYP; translated from the coding sequence ATGAAAGAAGCTCTTTGGGCATATAGGACAACATATCGGACATCAACGCAAGCGACCCTTTATTCACTTGCTTATGGAGTTGAAGCAGTCCTTCCACTTGAGCATCAAATTCCATCGTTGCGGCTTGTCATTCAAGAAGAACTcattgatgaagaaaatgctcgctTATGCCTTGAAGAATTGGAATCTCTTGATGAAAAGAGGCTAGAATCTCAACAAAGCCTTGAATGTGATCAAACTCGCTTGTCTCGATCTTTTAACAAAAGGGTGCACCTTAGATCTTTCCAAGTGGGTGACCAAGTTTTTGTGGTAAAAAGGCCTACTATTACCTCTCGTCAATATGGAGAACAATTCTCTGTTAAGTGGAATGGACCATATGTTGTACGAGAGGTATACTTAAGTTGCGCTTACAAAATAGTTGACTCAAAAGGTTTGCGGATTGGCCCCATCAATGGGAAATTCATGAAGCGATACTATCCTTGA